A stretch of the Lactuca sativa cultivar Salinas chromosome 9, Lsat_Salinas_v11, whole genome shotgun sequence genome encodes the following:
- the LOC128128468 gene encoding uncharacterized protein LOC128128468: protein MRWIADIEGCFYTCSCPEHLRVRFALNQLRLGAKDWWKFVTANFTLAEIAAVTWEGFTTMFRDEYVPPVERERLVQEFLTLKQGTDSVAAITRKFHERAMFCPELVATEQARMSRYLGVLRREIREFVSNSTYHTFTELQANARKREIELETQAREEAESQQAVRRPAQSQPAAKRIKSADSRTGGSKNRTCVKCGKGHDGACRAGACYKCGKEGHIARECPKGFMVCFHCNQTGHRKAECPQLRQGSAPVARTTETRPVKVEAPRARGRAFQLTAEEVRAAPDVVAGTSEDRGKAPA from the coding sequence atgaggtggatcgcagatatagaggggtgcttctacacttgttcatgcccggagcacctgagggtacggttcgctttgaaccagctccgtctgggagccaaggactggtggaagttcgtgacggcgaacttcactttagcagagattgcggcagtgacatgggaggggttcactaccatgttcagggatgagtacgttcccccggtggagcgggaacgattggttcaggagttcttaaccctcaagcagggtactgattcggtggcggcgatcacgcggaagttccatgagagggcgatgttttgccccgagctagtggccacagagcaggctcggatgagccggtacttaggtgttctgaggagggagatccgggagtttgtgtcaaactccacttaccatacttttactgagcttcaggcgaatgccaggaagcgtgagatcgagttagagactcaggccagggaggaggccgagtctcagcaggcagtccggcgaccggctcagtctcagccggcagccaagcggatcaagtccgccgattcgaggacgggaggttcgaagaaccgcacttgcgtaaagtgcggtaagggtcacgatggggcgtgtcgagccggtgcttgctacaagtgtggcaaggagggacacattgctagggagtgtcccaagggatttatggtttgctttcattgcaaccagaccggccatcggaaggccgagtgccctcagcttcgtcagggatctgcacctgttgccaggactactgagactcgaccggtgaaggtcgaggccccgagggctcgtgggagagcctttcagctgactgcggaggaggtccgcgctgcgcccgatgttgtggcag